Below is a genomic region from Granulicella sibirica.
ATGGCCGCTTCCACTACCCTCCCGCCTGAAGTAACGACCATCAAGCCGCAGACTGTCCGCATTCCCGGTGGTGCCTTTCTTATCACCGATGCGAAGCCTGACGATTGCATCTTTCCGGAAGACTTCACGGAAGAGCAGAGGCAGATTGCTGAGACTACGGCTGACTTCGCCAACAACGAGATCGTGCCGATGTCGGATGCGATCGAGGAGAAGGACTTCTCGGTTACGCGTCGGTTGCTTAAGGAGGCGGCGGAGCTTGGGCTTACTTCGATCGATATTCCTGAGGAGTATGGGGGGCTTGAGCTGGATAAGATGAGCTCGGCGATTGTGGCGGAGAATATCTCGCGGCAGGGGTCGTTCTCGGTGGCGTTCTCGGCGCATACGGGAATTGGAACGCTTCCTCTGGTTTGGTACGGGACGGCGGAGCAGAAGGCGAAGTATCTGCCGCGGATCGCATCGGGTGAGATTATTTCGGCTTATGCGCTTTCGGAGTCGACCTCGGGGTCGGATGCGGTGAGTGCGCGGTGCCGGGCGGTGCTGAGTGAGGATGGCTCGACCTACACGCTCAACGGCGAGAAGATGTGGATTACGAATGGCGGGATCGCGGATCTTTATACCGTCTTTGCGCGGTGTGCGGTGCCGGGGGAAGACAAGGAAAAGCTGACGGCGTTTCTGATCGAGCGGGGGACGTCGGGGTTTACGAATGGCAATGAGGAGCACAAGCTGGGGATTCGCGGGTCGTCGACGACGCCGCTGATCCTGACGGACTGCGTGATTCCGGCGGGGAACCTGCTTGGCGAGGTCGGTAAAGGGCACCACATTGCGTTCAACATTTTGAATGTCGGGCGGTACAAGCTGGGGAATGCGGCGGTGGGTGGGGCGCACCGGTCGCTCGATAACGGGATCAAGTATGCGATCGACCGGAAGGCGTTCGGGAAGTCGATCTCCGAGTTTGGTCTGATCCAGGAGAAGATCGCGAACTCGGCGGTGGGGATCTTTGCGGGCGGGGCGGTGTGCTACCGGACGGTGGGGCTGATCGACCAGGCGCTTGCGGGCGTGGATAAGAACGATACGAAGGCGATTCAGAAACAGATCGAGAGCTATGCGGTGGAGTGCTCGATTGTGAAGGTGTGGGCGTCGGAGATGCTGGATTACGTGGTCGACGAGACGCTGCAGATCTTCGCGGGGTATGGGTATGTGGAGGAGTATCCGGCGGCGCGGGCTTATCGGGATGCGCGGATCAACCGTATCTTTGAAGGCACGAATGAGATCAATCGGCTGATCATTACGGGGTGGCTGATGAAGTCGGCCATGACGGGCAAGCTGGCGTTGATGCCTGCGATCAAGAACCTGATGGACGAGGTGATGGCGGGGCCGATCGAGAAGGAAGAGCGCGAGGGGCCGTTGGCGGAGGAGTTCGACCTGCTTGCTTCGGCGAAGAAGACGGCGTTGTTCGCGGCTGGGGTTGCCACGCAGAAGTACATGCAGGCGATGGCGGACGAGCAGGAGGTGATGGGGGCGATCGCGGACATGATCATCGAGGTGTTCGCGATGGAGTCGACGCTGCTGCGGGCGCAGAAGATTGTGGACGGCAAGAAGCTGAAGAGTGAGATCCCCGTCGCGATGGCGAAGCTGTATGCGGCGAAGGCGATGGATGTGATCGAGCTTGCGGCGCGGAAGGTGGTTGCGGCGGCGGCCGAG
It encodes:
- a CDS encoding acyl-CoA dehydrogenase family protein, with the protein product MAASTTLPPEVTTIKPQTVRIPGGAFLITDAKPDDCIFPEDFTEEQRQIAETTADFANNEIVPMSDAIEEKDFSVTRRLLKEAAELGLTSIDIPEEYGGLELDKMSSAIVAENISRQGSFSVAFSAHTGIGTLPLVWYGTAEQKAKYLPRIASGEIISAYALSESTSGSDAVSARCRAVLSEDGSTYTLNGEKMWITNGGIADLYTVFARCAVPGEDKEKLTAFLIERGTSGFTNGNEEHKLGIRGSSTTPLILTDCVIPAGNLLGEVGKGHHIAFNILNVGRYKLGNAAVGGAHRSLDNGIKYAIDRKAFGKSISEFGLIQEKIANSAVGIFAGGAVCYRTVGLIDQALAGVDKNDTKAIQKQIESYAVECSIVKVWASEMLDYVVDETLQIFAGYGYVEEYPAARAYRDARINRIFEGTNEINRLIITGWLMKSAMTGKLALMPAIKNLMDEVMAGPIEKEEREGPLAEEFDLLASAKKTALFAAGVATQKYMQAMADEQEVMGAIADMIIEVFAMESTLLRAQKIVDGKKLKSEIPVAMAKLYAAKAMDVIELAARKVVAAAAEGDMLRTQMTILRRLAKHDPVDTIALRRQVAKHVINAGRYTL